DNA from Ensifer canadensis:
AACCACTATGCCGTCCTCCATCAGCTCCGGTGCCGGGCAGCGGCCATAGACCGACATCAGCGCACTCGGATTGTGCGCAACCTTGGCACCGGTCCGCTTCAGGACCGCCCGGTCGGCCTCGGTCAGGTCTATGCAATGGGCAAGGAGCGACCGCTCGTCAAAGAGACCAAGTCGCGCATCGTTGGCGGCGATGGATCCGTCGCGATGACCGTCCTGCACCAGAAGGCTTCGCCTCTCACGCGCGCGGTCGCGGACCTTGCATGCAATCCTGTATACCGTTTCCCCGCGCAGTTCCTGCTCATCGAAAACCGGTAGCGAAAACACGACCTGCAACCGGTCGTCGCGTCCAACCCAGGCATCGACCAACTCGGTGGCCACGTCTATCTGCCGGTCTGGGGAGACGACGATGTCGTTGTGGGACGTCGGCGTATACTGGCGATACACGTGATTTTGCCCGGACCGGTTCGGCCCCACGGCCAGAACCTCACGCACTCCCATGGCGGCAACCGAAGCGAGATGCGCCTCCGCCGCCTCCGGTGCCTCGGTGCGCATGATATCCGGGCCGCCGCCGAACAGCAGCGCCGCAGTCGTCGTGCCGCACTTGATCCTCTCTGCCGCCGACAGCGCCGCTTCCGCTGCCCAGAACTCAGGGTCGGTCGCAGTCGCGTAAATGCGGCCGGTCACGTCCATCCAGTCCTCGGCTGCACTGCCCAACCCTTTGGTCAGCATATGTCCGGCATGAGCGTGTGTGTCGATCAGCCCAGGCATCGCGACCATGCCGGCAGCCTCGATGCGCTCGGCCTGCCATTCTCCGGCAAAGCTTCCCTCGCCGATGGCGCCGATGCGCCCGTCCTCGACCAGAACATGGCCGCGCTCAAGAACGCGACGGTCCGCGTCCATGGTAACGATCGTGGCGTTTTCAATCAGCAGTGCATTCGTCATCGGAAGTTCCCTTTCCGGCTGTCGGGCCTGGCGTTCTTTTTTGAGAAGCGTCGCCAAAACCACTTTTGCCATCTTGATATTGTTTGCATCAGATGTACACTATTACTGGGAACATTCGTATCCAATAACACAGATATTATGTATACGCTAAACGGGAGAAACCAGTGAAAACCTCTTTGAAGACCCTCTTGGCGGGTCTCGCCCTTGTGGCGCCGCTTTCCGCCCCCGCCCTCGCCGAGACACTGCGCTGGGCTTCATCCGGCGATGTCATTTCCTACGACCCCAACGCACAGGTCGACAGCTTTACCCAAAGCGTACACCATATGGTTTTCGACCCTCTGGTGCGCCGTAACAAGGACCTGAAGCTCGAGCCGGCGCTCGCCACCTCCTGGGAGGTCATCGAGCCGACCCGCTGGCGCTTCAAGCTGCGCCAGGGCGTGAAATTCCATGAGGGCCAGCCCTTCAACGCCGACGACGTCGTGGCGACCATCCAGCGCCAGATCGACCCCGGCGCGCGCAACCGCGAGAACCTTTCAACCGTCGTCGGCGTCGAGAAGGTCGATGAATACACTGTCGACCTCATCCTGCGCGGACCCTATCCGCTGCTCCTCAACGACCTTGCCGCCATCTACATCATGAGCAAGCCCTGGATGGAGGAGCACGACGCGCTCAAGCCGGGCAATGCTTCGACCGGAGTCGTCACCTATGCCAACAACCATGCCAACGGCACGGGTGCCTTCAAGCTGAAGACCTACGAACCGGATTCGCGCTCGGTCTTCGAAGTGAACAAGGACTGGTGGGATAAGCCGCAGCACAATCTGGACGAGGTCGAGTTCCGTCCGATCGCCTCCGACGCGACCCGCGTCGCGGCGCTGCTATCGGGTGAAGTCGACATGATTGCGCCCGTTCCGTTGCAGGACGTCGACCGCATCGCCGCCACCGATGGGCTGAAGGTCGTCGAGAACCCGTCGCTGCGCACCATATTCTTCATTTTCAGCTACCGGCCGGAACTTCATGCGACCCCCGGCAAGCCCAATCCGCTGCTCGATGTGCGGGTGCGCCAGGCCCTGTGGCACGCGATCGATACCAACACGATCCAGAAGCGCCTGATGCGCGGCAAGTCGCGTACGGCCGGGATGCTCGTCGCACCGGCGGTGACCGGCTACGACGAAACCATCGACGTGCCGCTTCCCTATGATGTCGACAAGGCCAAGGCGCTGCTGGCCGAGGCCGGTTATCCGGATGGTTTCAAAACGGGGCTCGCCTGCCCCAATGACCGCTACATCGCCGACGAGCAGATCTGCCTTGCGGTCGCCTCCATGTGGGCGCAGATCGGCGTCCAGGCCAATGTGAGTGTCGAGAGCAAGACGACCTATTTCCCGCGTACGGACAAGGGTGAGTTCGACGTCTATCTTCTCGGCTGGGCTTCGCTGCCGCCGATGGACGGCTTCAGCCCGTTGCAAGCGCTGCTGGCGAGCAATGACGGCACCTTCGGCGGCAGCAACGCCGATGGGCTCTCCAATCCCGAGATCGACAAGCTGGCCTATGCCGCAGCCGTTGAACTCGACGAAACCAAACGCGTCGAGATGCTGAAGCAAGCCTTCCGCATCACCCATGATCAGGTATTCTACCTGCCGCTGCACCAGCAGCCGGTCGCCTGGGCGATGAGCAGCAAGCTCGACATGCCGCAGTTCCCGGACGAGTACGTGCGTCCGTGGTTCGCACAGATGAAGAAGTAGTCGGGATTCTCCCAAGGCGCAGTCCCGGCAAGCGAAGCCTGCCGGGACTGCGCTCAAACCGGGTCAACCCTTCCGCGTCGCTGGCGGCGCGGAGGACGCGGGAGCGCAACAGCCCGGTTTTCGCCCCTTCGGGCAAGATCGCTCCCTCAAGGACTATCCGATGATCAGACTCTTTTCAGTCAGGTTGCTTCAGGCCATCCTCGTGATGGTCGCAGTGACTGCCATTGCCTTCGTCATGTTCCGCTTCGTCGGCGATCCCGTCGCCTCGATGGTGCGCGAAGGCGCAACCCAGGCAGAAAAGGACGCGGTCCGTGTCGCTCTCGGCCTCGACAGGCCGGTCGTGGTGCAGTTCGTCGATTTCGTCGGCCATGTGCTGACCGGCGATCTCGGCACGAGCTACCGCTACCAGCAGCCTGTGACCAGCCTGTTGCTCAGCCGTCTTCCGGCCACGCTGGAACTGGTTGTCGTCGCCACCGTGCTGGCCCTGTCGCTCGGCATTCCGCTCGGAGTGCTCTGCGCGCTAAAACCGCGTTCCCTTCTCTCCCGGCTGACCCAGTCTGCGACACTGGTCGGCATTTCGATGCCCACCTTCGTCACCGGCCTGCTGCTGATCCTGGTTTTCGCAGTGAACCTGCGCTGGTTGCCGTCCTCCGGACGCGGAGACCTCGTCGATATCGGTTTTTGGGAGACCGGCTTCCTCACCCTTTCGGGCCTGAAGTCGCTGATCCTGCCGTCGATCACGCTGGCGCTGTTCCAGCTCACGCTGATCATGCGGCTGGTGCGCTCGGAGATGATCGACGTGCTGTCGTCGGACTATATCCGCTTCGCCTTCGCCCGTGGCCTGCCGCGCACCTATATCTACGGGCGGCTCGCTCTACGCAACGCGCTGATGCCGGTCGTCACCGTTACGGGCCTGCAGATCGGCCAGCTCATCGCCTTCGCCATCGTCACCGAGACAGTGTTCCAGTGGCCGGGCATGGGCCTGCTCTTCACGAATGCCGTCGGCTATCCCGACGTGCCGGTGTTGGCTGCCTACCTTCTGTTCGTCGGCTTCCTGTTCGTCATGATCAACATGATCGTCGACATTCTCTACACCTTCATCGATCCGCGCCTGAGGACACGATAATGGCTACGCAATCCCTGATGCGCCGGCTTCCGCCGGTTTCCGTGATGATCGCCAGCCTGGTGCTCTTCATCATGCTGACCCTCGTCATCTTCGCCCCGCTGATCGCGCCGATGGATCCTCGCGACGTCTCATCCTATTCGCTGATCGACATGGAAATCCCCCCGGCGTTCATGGAGGGTGGTGATCCCCGCTTCCTGCTCGGCACCGACAACCAGGGCCGCGACCTCGTCTCGGTCATCCTGTTCGGGCTCAGGATCTCCGTCGTCATCGGCGTCGGCGCGGTGGTCTTCGCGGCCGTGGTCGGCGTCGTGCTCGGTCTCGTCGCCGGCTTCTTCGGCGGCGTGATCGATGGCATCGTTATGCGCATTGCCGATGTCTTCGTCAGTTTCCCCACCATCCTCGTCGCGCTGCTCATCAGCGGCATCGCCCGTGCGCAGCTCAGCGCCGAAACGATGCTTGCCTGGGCGCCGCTGGTGTTGATCTTCTCCATTGCCGTCAACGAATGGGTGCAATATGCCCGAACCGTGCGCGCCTCGACCATGGTGGAAGTCGCGCGCGACTACGTGCGCGCCGCCAAGGTCATCGGCCTGCCATCCGGCCGCATCATGGGCCGCCACATTCTACCAAACATCATGAGTTCGGTGATGGTCATCGCCACCATCAACCTTGCGGGCGCGATCCTGACGGAGGCGACGCTCTCCTTCCTCGGCGCCGGCATGCCGCCGACCTATCCCTCGCTCGGTACGTTGATCCGCATCGGCAATCAGTTCCTGTTCTCCGGCCTCTGGTGGATTGCGGTGATGCCGGCGACTGTACTGGTCGTCCTTGTGCTGGCCGTCAACGTGATCGGCGACTATTTGCGCGACCACTTCAACCCGAAACTGATGGTTCGCTGAGATGACCGAAACCACGCTCCCCGTCCTCGACATCCGCAATCTCTGCGTCGAGTATCCGCTGGCCAACGGCAGCACGCTTAAGGCCGTCAAGAACACCGATCTCATGATCCGGCCCGGCGAAATCCACGCCCTCGTCGGTGAATCCGGCGCCGGCAAGACCACTGTCGGCAACGCGCTGATGGGTCTCTTGCAGGCCCCCGGCAGAATCGCATCCGGCTCCATCGTCATCGCCGGTAAGCAGATCGACCTACGCACCGGCCGCACCGAAGGCATTGTGCCCGGACGCGATGTCGGCGCGATCTTCCAGGATCCGATGACGAGCCTCAACCCGCTCTTCACGGTGGAAAGCCAGCTCTGCGAAGGCATGCTCACCCATCTAAAGCTTTCGTCCAAGGAGGCGAAGGCCCGCGCGCTGGAACTGATGAAGGCCGTCGGTATTCCGGAGCCCGAACGCCGGCTCAACAGCTATCCGCACCAGCTTTCCGGCGGACAGCGCCAGCGCGTGGTCATCGCCACCGCACTCGCATGCAATCCGCAGCTTATCGTCGCCGACGAGCCGACGACGGCGCTGGACGTCTCGGTGCAGGCCCAGATCCTCAAGCTCATCCGCGATCTTGCGGACGAGCGCGGCGTCGGCATTCTGCTCGTCACGCATAATATGGGTGTCGTCGCCGAGATCGCCGACCGCGTCACCATCATGCAGAACGGCGCGGTGGTGGAAAGCGGGCCGACGCGCGAGGTGCTGACCGCGCCGAAGGCGCCCTATGCCCGCACGCTGATCGCCGCCGTGCCGCCCATCGAAACACGCCTTGAGCGTCTACCGGTCCCAAGTGAGGAAACGCAGGTGTCGCTCGACGCCCGCGCCACCGTGCGCCGCAAGAGTGCAAAGAGCGAGGCGGGCAGCCGTGACGACGTGGTACTCTCCGTGCGCGACCTTGCTGTGGAGTATGGCAGCCGCTCGTTGATCCCCGGCCGCAAGGCGTCGGTCTTCAAGGCGGTCAAGGGCGTCTCGTTCGACGTCCGGCGCGGCGAGATTTTCGGCCTCGTCGGCGAATCCGGCTGCGGCAAGACCACCGTCGCCAACTCCATAGCCGGCCTCGTCACCCAGAGTTCGGGCACCATCGATTTTCAGGGAACGGCGCTCGGCGCCCGACGTGAAAAATCGGTGCGCCAGTCCCTGCAGATGGTGTTCCAGGACCCCTATTCGGCACTCAACCCGCGCCTGCGTATCAACTCCGCGATTGCGGAGCCCATCCTGTTCTACAAGCTCGCCTCCAATGCGCAGGAAGCCCGGCAGGACGCCACGACGCTGCTCGAAGCTGTCGGCCTTCCCGCCGACGCCGGCGCGCGCTTCTCGCACGCTTTCTCCGGCGGTCAGCGCCAGCGGATCGCCATTGCGCGCGCTCTCGGGCCGCGCCCTTCGCTGCTCATCTGCGACGAGCCGACCTCCGCGCTCGACGTCTCGGTGCAGGCGCAGCTCCTCAACCTCCTGAAAGATCTGCGCGACCTCGCCGGCCTCTCCATGCTGTTCATCAGCCACGACCTCGCGGTGATCCGTCAGATGTGCGACCGCGTGGCCGTCATGAAGTCAGGGCAGATTGTCGAGCTTGCCGATACCGAAACGCTCTTCACCGCGCCGCAACACGAATATACCCGTGAGCTTCTTCGCCTTGCCCCGTCACTTGAGCGCATCCTGGGCGCGAACTCGCCTCGGCCTGGCCGTGGATGGCAAAACGGATGAGAATCTCCCCTTGCCGGCACGCCGTTCTCGATGCCGCCCAGCTTGAAGCCGATCTCATGATCGACTGGTCAGGTTTGCGCGATACGCTGGAAACGCCGCGCGTCTTCCGCGTCACAGCCGAGATACGGATTTGATTGAATGAATCCCGTGCACGGCGTGGCTTTGCTGCTGTGCCGAAGTTATTGCACGTCGCGAACGAATTGGTGCACCACTGCGCGCATGCCTTTTCGGGTCACCGCAATAAAAAGAAGACGTAAAGGAAACACCCGATCATGCCGAAATCAACCCAGCCCGCGACGGGCCGGCAATGGATGCTGCTCATCCTCGTCTTGCTGGTTGCTGTCAATTTGCGGCCGTTTCTCACCGCACCGGGGCCCGTGCTGTCCGAGATCGTCGCCGAAACCGGAATGGGATATGGCAGTCTGGCCTTGCTGACGCTGCTGCCGATGATGCTGATGGGCGTCGGCGCCTTCGTGTCGCCCTCGCTGCAGGCCAGGATCGGCACGCGCCGCGGTATTCTCATCGCCCTGCTTGTGCTAGGCGCCGGCTCCCTGCTGCGGCTCGTCGCGCCCGGCGGCGCAGCGTTGGTGACAACCGCCGCCCTTTGTGGCGCCGGCGCCGCCTTCATCCAGGCGGCCTTTCCCGGCATCATCAAGGCGGAATTTCCCCAAAGCATCCCGGTTGTCACTGGACTCTATTCCGCGTTCCTGATGGGTGGCGGGGCCTTAGGCGCGCGGCTGACGCCACTTCTCGTCAATCACGGTTACGGCTGGCGCCCAGCGCTGGCCTGGCTCGCGGCGCCCGCACTTGTCGCTCTCTGCGCCGCATGTTTCATCCTGTCGGACTCGCGCAGCGACCGTCCAGACAAAGCGCTCACCGGCAGATTGCTCCGCCGGCCTCGTACATGGACGCTTATCGTCGCCTTCGGGTTGGTCAACGCCGGTTACTCCTCCGCCGTCGCCTGGCTGGCCTCCTATTACCAATCTCTTGGCTGGAGCAGCGGCGACAGCGGCAATCTCGTGGCATTGATGGCAATCTGTCAGGCAGCGGCGGCCCTCGCCCTGCCGGTTCTTGCCCGCCGCAGCATCGACCGGCGAGCGTTCCTCCGCATGACGCTGGCGATGCAGGCAGTCGGCTTTGCCGGTTTCGCTTTCATGCCGCAGGCAGCGCCCGCCGTCTGGGCAGCCTTGTGCGGCGCCGGCCTCGGCAGCAGCTTCTCGTTGGCGATCGTCACCGCCCTCGATCACCTGCCGCGGCCGGAGGAGGCGGGCGTGCTGGTGGCGTTGATGCAGGGTGGCGGTTTCCTGATCGCGTCCCTCGGCCCCTTCGCCACCGCATTCCTGCACGACGTCAGCGGCAGCTTCGCCCCTGGCTGGGTGATGCATCTTCTCTGCGTCGCCAGCGTGTTCTTCCTTTACATGCGCTTCAACCCATCACGCTATGCGCAAGCGATGCAATCACCGATCTGAGCGAAAATGATTTGCTCTGAATCGGCGGTGGCACTTTGGCCTCGTCACGTTCGGTCGACGTTGATGCCTCGGACCTCGCACAGGACGGGTGTCGAAACAGCTTGCCTCTCGAGATACCAAGGCACTGGACATGCCGCCATTTTGTATGCAATTCGAGGTGACAATCACCAGGATTTGGAGAAATCAGAATGGCAAAGAAAGAGAGCGATGTAGGCGGTGGCCGCGCTCAGGCCGTTCATCGTGTCCTGAAACGCGCAATCCTCGACCAGGCGCTTTCGCCAGGATCAAAACTGCCGGAAGATTCTATCGGCGAACGGCTTGGTGTCAGCCGAACCCTGGTCCGCGAGGCGCTGGTTCGCCTTAGCCAGGAGGGATTGGTCGAGTTACGCCCGAACAAGGGGGCGATGGTTTCACGGCCGACGCTCGAAGAAGGGCGCAATCTGTTCCTTACTCGGATGGCGCTGGAACGGCTCGTGGTGGAAACACTTTCGGGCAAATTGACCAGCGAGCAAATCGACGTGCTTTCCACGCATATTTCGCTCGAGGAAGCCGCTAAGAAGGAGCGGGCTCCGTCGATCCGGCTGGCGGGCGAGTTCCATACCCTCCTTGCGCAGATGACGAACAACACGAGCCTAATTCGTTACGTGAACGAACTGGTCGCCCGAAGTTCCCTGATCCTCGCGCTCTATGGCCGACCGCATTCTTCGGAATGCGCCGTATCGGAACACCGGGACCTTCTGGACAACTTGATTGCTGGCAAGACCGACGAGGCGACCACCCTTATGGGGCATCACCTCGAGTCGGTTACGACACGCGCACTCCTTCCCACGGATGGCGACAGAAACATCAAGGAGGTGCTGTCCGCCTACGCAGCGGCGGAGGGCCTTGCCTAGAGCATTTCCAGGAAAAGTGCGAAGCGGTTTTCCGCCAGGAAATGCGTAAAAACAAAGAGTTATGGCGTTTGTGCGGTTCCGTCTGAAGCGGAAGCGCACTAGACGAAACAGGGTGAGACGGGTGACGACCTCGTATCCCTGAGCGCTGCGCTCCGACACGTCAGGATCGCCGGATCACCCAGACTGAGCCGCAAGAGCAGGAAGACGACGAGGATGACCGGCACCACGCCAAGCATCCTCCTTGCAACGTAGCCTGGCGTGCAACTCCAACCAGATTGAATGCATTTCTCCTATAATCTTGTATTCAATCCGCACAAAGCCACCGAAAAGTACGGAACTCTCCGCCGAAACAGCCAATACCCTAACCTTTCCCGGACGGCCTGTAGCCAATGAAGAGCATGCTGCAAGACCCAGCGGGCGCCTTCCGGCCCCCATGCGCGTGTGGAATTTCGTCCCTCCTTGCCTCAGCGCACAATGAGAAACACTCCGCTGACGATGGCAAAACTCAGAACGGCAACGCGAAGACCGCGTCCGCCGATACGATGATGCGCCAACCTGGAGACCGCGCTTCCAAGCAGGACGGCGGGTGTCAAATAGAGTGCCGCAAGCAGCTGCTCAAAACCCAGTCGTCCGGAGATAGCCAGCACGACCAGCGACATCACCTCCCCGACGAGAAAGCAAAAGGCGACCGTTGCACGCAAGACCGGTGCCTTGGCATGCTGGTAGAGCAAGGCGAGAGGTGGGCCGCCGATGCCGGTGGCGGTTTCGGTGACCCCCGTGAACAGGCCGACACCGAGGGCGCTCGGTTTGTTCGGCGTAAACGGTGGGGCAACAAGAGCGGCGGCGGCGGCAATCACCGTGAAAATACCGACCGCAAGGTCCAGCTGGTCGAGTGAAAGCGCGGCCAGCAACCAGAGACCGGCGAACGTTCCAGCAAACCGGCCAACGGTGATCCAGGTCGCGCCCGACCAGTCGACGTGCGCGCGCTCGCGCAGCGCGACATGCAGATTGAGCGGCAGCATCAACAGGAGCAGTGTCACTGGAAGCAGTTCAGGCTTCAACATCCCGACGACCGGCGCGACAATCAGGGCAAAGCCGATCCCGAGTGCGCCCTGGATGAACGCGGAGACGAACGTCACGATGGCCAGAATGGCGATAAGGCTCATGCTCATTGATAGTGCCCAAGACCGCGATGCGTTTCGGAGAGCGGGTGAATTCTCTGGATCGGCGCTGCCGCGATAGCAGTAGCGGCCGCGCCCCTTATCTCCGCCAACAATGCCCGGGCATCCCAGTCGATGGGCCAGCCTTGCCAAAGCCTGAGGCGCCCGCCGGTGAAGACGGCATCGATCTGGTCGCGATTGCCGTAGCGGACAAGCTCCCACATGAGATCGTGCGAGGGGGTAAACTCCGGGCGGTCGAGATCGACGAGCAGGAAGTCGGCGGCAAGGCCTTCGACAATTGAACCGGTTACCGCCGATAGGCCCACGACGTTCGCAGCGCCGGATGTCGCACGATCCAGCCAGAGTGAGCCGCCACCGCAGGACGAATCTCCCGTAGCAAGGCCAATGCCCGCGCGCTGCAAGCCTTCGCCCGCATCCATGAGCCGAAACCCGTCGGCGCGGGTACCGTCGGTGCCCAGCCCGAAGCGGATGCCGAGGGCTGCCATATGCAGCGCTGGCGCCACCGCATTGCCCTTCCACAGACTTGCCACTGGATTGTAGGCGACGGCGGTGTCGGTTTTCCGCAAGAGGTTGAGTTCATGCGGTGTGACGAGCGTTGAATGCGCCAGCAGAACCTGGGGGCCGAGGGCCCCCAGGTGGTCCAGGTGTTCGATTGGCCGGCGGCCCCTCGCCACCAGCGAACGTTCCACGGCAACGAGATGTTCGTTGACATGGGTCTGGAACACGACCCCGGCCGCGGCCGCCATGTCGGAAACCGCCTTCAACATCGCATCGCTGGCGGCTTCCGGAATGGATATCGCCAGAGAGGGATGGATCAGCGGATCACTGCCAAAGGTCGACAGGTGCTCCTCGGCCTGTTGCAGGATGACGTCTGGTTCAGGGATGTGCGCGGCGCCGCCAAGATCATTGCAGATAAAGCCGACGACGCTGCGAAGCCCGACTTCGCGCGCGGCGCGCACGAGCGCGCCGATATGGCCCTGCGAACGGGTGCCGGCATCGACGGCGGTGGTGAACCCACCGCGCAGACACTCCAGTGCGGCGAGCTTGGCAGAGAGATAGACCATTCGCTCGTCCAGACTGCCTTCCAGCGGCACCCAGATCCGCCGAAAGATCTCGGACGGCTCCCCGAATACCAGGGCTTTGCCGAGTGACTGGGTCAGGTGCGTATGGGTGTCGACGAAGCCGGGCATCAGCAGATGACCCGGCAGGTCGGTCGGCGCGAGCTCCGGATAGTCCCTGGTTATCGCCTGCGCCGTGTCGACCCTGTGAAATTTGCCGGCGCGTATGACGACGGCCATACCGGCCCGTGGCCCTTCCGGCAGCAGGATGTAACCTGGACGCAGAAGCAAATCATCGGTTGTCGACAGTTTTGGGCGGATTGCGGTCACTCGTTTGCTCCCTGGGCAGTGGATTGCAGTGATGGCGCCGATGCCGCAGTGCCGGCGCCATAGTGGGAAAAGAAGGCGTTGACGACGACGGCCGTGATGGTGCCAGCGGCAAGCCCGTTGCCGAGGACCATCTGCGTCCATTGCGGAAACTGGCTGTAGACGCCCGGCACCAGGATCGGCAGAAGGCCGATCGACAGGGCTGAGGCCAGGGTGAACATCGGACCGTGTTCGCGCAGATCGACACGACGCAAAAGGTCGATCCCGATGACGCCGATAATCGAGAAGACGATGACCGCCGTGCCGCCGACGACAGCACCAGGCAACGCCGTGGCCATGCGTCCGACCGGCGCGACGAGAGCGATCAGGACGAGAATTGCGCCCGCCATGGCGGTTACGTAGCGCGACTTGACATTGGTGGCGCGCACGATGCCGACGTTCTCGCCGCTGGTGATGATCAAGGACGTGCCGAACAGGCCGCCGACGAGAGACATCAACGCATCGCCGCGAATGGTTGCCGGAACGATCGCATGCACATCTCCCCTACGCCCGACGATCTCGGCGGTGGCGATGGTCTGACCGGTCGCCTCCGCCATCGAAATGATCGAGAAGACGATGAGAGGCACGGCGGCGATAAGATCGAACTTCGGCATGCCGAACGGAAACAGCTGCGGAACGGCGACGACCGGGCCGACGAGGACGCCGGACAAATCCATATGGCCGAGGGTGAGAGCGACGAGTGAACCGCCTACCAGACCGAGCATGACGGCAAGCCGCTGAAGCGTACCGCGAAAGACGCGCGCAGCGACGACCGTCAGAATGATGGTGATCAGGGCCAGACCAACCTCGATCGGCGCCGCGAAGCCTTCAGTTCCGGGCTTGCCGGTGATCGTCACGCCATAGATGCGCACGAGATTGACAGAGACCAAGAGCAGCATCGTTCCGACGACGATTGGCGGAAAGTAGCGCAGCAGCCGGCGAAAGACGGGCAGCGCGAGAAAATAGAAGATGGCCGTCACAATGACAGCGCCCACCGCCGTCTGGACATCGGTCTGCTGCGCAATCA
Protein-coding regions in this window:
- a CDS encoding amidohydrolase family protein, translated to MTNALLIENATIVTMDADRRVLERGHVLVEDGRIGAIGEGSFAGEWQAERIEAAGMVAMPGLIDTHAHAGHMLTKGLGSAAEDWMDVTGRIYATATDPEFWAAEAALSAAERIKCGTTTAALLFGGGPDIMRTEAPEAAEAHLASVAAMGVREVLAVGPNRSGQNHVYRQYTPTSHNDIVVSPDRQIDVATELVDAWVGRDDRLQVVFSLPVFDEQELRGETVYRIACKVRDRARERRSLLVQDGHRDGSIAANDARLGLFDERSLLAHCIDLTEADRAVLKRTGAKVAHNPSALMSVYGRCPAPELMEDGIVVSLGTDAAAPDRSFDMFRNMFQAHRYHARHFSDDTVLPPLRLLEMATIDGARALMMDDELGSLETGKRADIVLVNMRQPHLWPPHDPVQRLARFANGADVDTTIVGGRVLMRGRRLVGQDEDAILDRALRAFRLAMARAGLSDRT
- a CDS encoding ABC transporter substrate-binding protein, translated to MKTSLKTLLAGLALVAPLSAPALAETLRWASSGDVISYDPNAQVDSFTQSVHHMVFDPLVRRNKDLKLEPALATSWEVIEPTRWRFKLRQGVKFHEGQPFNADDVVATIQRQIDPGARNRENLSTVVGVEKVDEYTVDLILRGPYPLLLNDLAAIYIMSKPWMEEHDALKPGNASTGVVTYANNHANGTGAFKLKTYEPDSRSVFEVNKDWWDKPQHNLDEVEFRPIASDATRVAALLSGEVDMIAPVPLQDVDRIAATDGLKVVENPSLRTIFFIFSYRPELHATPGKPNPLLDVRVRQALWHAIDTNTIQKRLMRGKSRTAGMLVAPAVTGYDETIDVPLPYDVDKAKALLAEAGYPDGFKTGLACPNDRYIADEQICLAVASMWAQIGVQANVSVESKTTYFPRTDKGEFDVYLLGWASLPPMDGFSPLQALLASNDGTFGGSNADGLSNPEIDKLAYAAAVELDETKRVEMLKQAFRITHDQVFYLPLHQQPVAWAMSSKLDMPQFPDEYVRPWFAQMKK
- a CDS encoding ABC transporter permease, whose amino-acid sequence is MIRLFSVRLLQAILVMVAVTAIAFVMFRFVGDPVASMVREGATQAEKDAVRVALGLDRPVVVQFVDFVGHVLTGDLGTSYRYQQPVTSLLLSRLPATLELVVVATVLALSLGIPLGVLCALKPRSLLSRLTQSATLVGISMPTFVTGLLLILVFAVNLRWLPSSGRGDLVDIGFWETGFLTLSGLKSLILPSITLALFQLTLIMRLVRSEMIDVLSSDYIRFAFARGLPRTYIYGRLALRNALMPVVTVTGLQIGQLIAFAIVTETVFQWPGMGLLFTNAVGYPDVPVLAAYLLFVGFLFVMINMIVDILYTFIDPRLRTR
- a CDS encoding ABC transporter permease, translating into MATQSLMRRLPPVSVMIASLVLFIMLTLVIFAPLIAPMDPRDVSSYSLIDMEIPPAFMEGGDPRFLLGTDNQGRDLVSVILFGLRISVVIGVGAVVFAAVVGVVLGLVAGFFGGVIDGIVMRIADVFVSFPTILVALLISGIARAQLSAETMLAWAPLVLIFSIAVNEWVQYARTVRASTMVEVARDYVRAAKVIGLPSGRIMGRHILPNIMSSVMVIATINLAGAILTEATLSFLGAGMPPTYPSLGTLIRIGNQFLFSGLWWIAVMPATVLVVLVLAVNVIGDYLRDHFNPKLMVR
- a CDS encoding dipeptide ABC transporter ATP-binding protein: MTETTLPVLDIRNLCVEYPLANGSTLKAVKNTDLMIRPGEIHALVGESGAGKTTVGNALMGLLQAPGRIASGSIVIAGKQIDLRTGRTEGIVPGRDVGAIFQDPMTSLNPLFTVESQLCEGMLTHLKLSSKEAKARALELMKAVGIPEPERRLNSYPHQLSGGQRQRVVIATALACNPQLIVADEPTTALDVSVQAQILKLIRDLADERGVGILLVTHNMGVVAEIADRVTIMQNGAVVESGPTREVLTAPKAPYARTLIAAVPPIETRLERLPVPSEETQVSLDARATVRRKSAKSEAGSRDDVVLSVRDLAVEYGSRSLIPGRKASVFKAVKGVSFDVRRGEIFGLVGESGCGKTTVANSIAGLVTQSSGTIDFQGTALGARREKSVRQSLQMVFQDPYSALNPRLRINSAIAEPILFYKLASNAQEARQDATTLLEAVGLPADAGARFSHAFSGGQRQRIAIARALGPRPSLLICDEPTSALDVSVQAQLLNLLKDLRDLAGLSMLFISHDLAVIRQMCDRVAVMKSGQIVELADTETLFTAPQHEYTRELLRLAPSLERILGANSPRPGRGWQNG
- a CDS encoding cyanate transporter → MPKSTQPATGRQWMLLILVLLVAVNLRPFLTAPGPVLSEIVAETGMGYGSLALLTLLPMMLMGVGAFVSPSLQARIGTRRGILIALLVLGAGSLLRLVAPGGAALVTTAALCGAGAAFIQAAFPGIIKAEFPQSIPVVTGLYSAFLMGGGALGARLTPLLVNHGYGWRPALAWLAAPALVALCAACFILSDSRSDRPDKALTGRLLRRPRTWTLIVAFGLVNAGYSSAVAWLASYYQSLGWSSGDSGNLVALMAICQAAAALALPVLARRSIDRRAFLRMTLAMQAVGFAGFAFMPQAAPAVWAALCGAGLGSSFSLAIVTALDHLPRPEEAGVLVALMQGGGFLIASLGPFATAFLHDVSGSFAPGWVMHLLCVASVFFLYMRFNPSRYAQAMQSPI
- a CDS encoding GntR family transcriptional regulator; the protein is MAKKESDVGGGRAQAVHRVLKRAILDQALSPGSKLPEDSIGERLGVSRTLVREALVRLSQEGLVELRPNKGAMVSRPTLEEGRNLFLTRMALERLVVETLSGKLTSEQIDVLSTHISLEEAAKKERAPSIRLAGEFHTLLAQMTNNTSLIRYVNELVARSSLILALYGRPHSSECAVSEHRDLLDNLIAGKTDEATTLMGHHLESVTTRALLPTDGDRNIKEVLSAYAAAEGLA
- a CDS encoding sulfite exporter TauE/SafE family protein translates to MSMSLIAILAIVTFVSAFIQGALGIGFALIVAPVVGMLKPELLPVTLLLLMLPLNLHVALRERAHVDWSGATWITVGRFAGTFAGLWLLAALSLDQLDLAVGIFTVIAAAAALVAPPFTPNKPSALGVGLFTGVTETATGIGGPPLALLYQHAKAPVLRATVAFCFLVGEVMSLVVLAISGRLGFEQLLAALYLTPAVLLGSAVSRLAHHRIGGRGLRVAVLSFAIVSGVFLIVR